In Triticum urartu cultivar G1812 chromosome 6, Tu2.1, whole genome shotgun sequence, the following proteins share a genomic window:
- the LOC125513063 gene encoding AT-hook motif nuclear-localized protein 20-like, whose amino-acid sequence MANRWWDGHLGLPGVAPEQPSGSSGPKVESLALVVKDPETSPTSGGGEHADENKETVGGGEPRDLGAVVPAPNRRPRGRPPGSKNKPKPPIFVTRDSPNALRSHVMEVAGGADVCDAIAQFSRRRQRGVCVLSGAGTVANVALRQPSAPGGAVVALHGRFEILSLTGTFLPGPAPPGSTGLTVYLAGGQGQVVGGSVVGSLVAAGPVMVIASTFANATYERLPLEDEDEGSGPPMAHDPLMAGGVHVHGHGHGMPDPSAMPMFNMPPNNGHLGGGGDGFPWAPHSRAPY is encoded by the coding sequence ATGGCGAACCGGTGGTGGGACGGCCATTTGGGGCTGCCGGGCGTGGCGCCGGAGCAGCCGTCCGGCTCGTCGGGCCCCAAGGTCGAGTCGCTCGCCCTCGTCGTCAAAGACCCTGAGACCAGCCCGACGTCCGGTGGCGGCGAGCACGCGGACGAGAACAAGGAGACTGTCGGTGGCGGCGAGCCGCGCGATCTGGGCGCGGTGGTGCCCGCCCCGAACCGGCGGCCCCGGGGCCGGCCGCCGGGGTCCAAGAACAAGCCGAAGCCGCCCATCTTCGTGACGCGCGACAGCCCCAACGCGCTGCGCAGCCACGTGATGGAGGTGGCCGGCGGCGCCGACGTGTGCGACGCCATCGCACAGTTCTCGCGCCGCCGGCAGCGCGGCGTGTGCGTGCTCAGCGGTGCCGGGACCGTGGCCAACGTGGCGCTGCGCCAGCCGTCGGCCCCCGGCGGCGCCGTGGTGGCCCTCCACGGCCGCTTCGAGATCCTCTCGCTTACCGGGACCTTCCTCCCGGGGCCCGCGCCTCCGGGGTCCACGGGGCTCACCGTGTACCTGGCCGGCGGGCAGGGGCAGGTGGTGGGCGGCAGCGTGGTGGGCTCGCTCGTCGCCGCGGGCCCCGTCATGGTGATCGCGTCCACGTTCGCCAACGCCACCTACGAGCGCCTGCCGCTGGAGGACGAGGACGAGGGCTCGGGCCCGCCGATGGCGCACGACCCGCTCATGGCCGGCGGCGTCCACGTCCACGGGCACGGGCACGGGATGCCCGACCCGTCGGCGATGCCGATGTTCAACATGCCACCAAACAATGGGCatctcggcggcggcggcgacgggttCCCATGGGCGCCGCACTCTCGCGCTCCCTACTGA